From Psychrobacillus sp. FSL K6-2836, a single genomic window includes:
- a CDS encoding YesL family protein, protein MELTGWRGSLYHYMDWALKLAYLNILWLAGIIIGVGIAGFFPSTVAMFSVVRKWTQEEDLKVFTHFKNEYKKEFLKSNKYGYSWAVLGIIIYVDLQFFRGIPTIWALIVSLFFFILAAIYIVALLYAFPVYVQYKLTIKQYFRNCLLIVLSNPLFSVLMVLGFYFPYYLMIKIPGLLPFFGGSLICLVVMVIANKMFTNLEKNKKENQEEKGI, encoded by the coding sequence GGATTGGGCTTTAAAGCTTGCGTATCTAAATATTCTTTGGTTAGCGGGAATAATCATTGGTGTTGGAATTGCGGGTTTTTTTCCATCAACCGTAGCAATGTTCTCTGTAGTTAGAAAGTGGACACAAGAAGAGGACCTAAAAGTATTCACTCATTTTAAAAATGAGTATAAAAAGGAATTTCTAAAGTCCAACAAATATGGCTATTCATGGGCAGTACTAGGGATAATAATATACGTGGATCTACAGTTTTTCCGTGGTATACCCACTATTTGGGCTTTAATTGTTTCTTTATTCTTTTTCATACTCGCTGCTATTTATATAGTTGCTTTGCTTTATGCATTCCCAGTTTATGTTCAATATAAATTGACTATAAAGCAATATTTTAGAAACTGCTTACTCATTGTTCTATCAAATCCTTTGTTTTCAGTTCTAATGGTTTTAGGATTTTATTTCCCCTATTATCTGATGATTAAAATTCCAGGGTTACTTCCATTTTTCGGTGGGAGCCTTATATGCCTAGTGGTAATGGTTATTGCTAACAAAATGTTTACGAACTTAGAAAAAAATAAAAAGGAAAATCAAGAAGAAAAAGGAATATAA